The following nucleotide sequence is from Pseudobdellovibrionaceae bacterium.
CTGTTCGCAGTGTGATAAATCTGGAACTTCAATCAATGGTGAATACTACTATGTCTTAGAGTCCGAAGTGTCTAAGAGCGAGCTAAACGCAATGCTTGCCTCCACTACAAAGGCAAGTATCACCCTATTATTCTTTAACCTTCTCTTGGCTTTGGGAATCAGTCGTTTTCTGTCTCGCCGTTTAGTGCGAAATATTGAAAAGGCGGTGTCTAAGGTTCGTAAAATCAAAGACCACGGACAACTTGGTGATCGCATAAACTTAAAGGGTAAAGATGAAGTGGCGTTTTTGACCCGTGAGTTCGACAACCTTTTGGGAGCAATGGAGAAATCCCGAGAAAAAGTCATCGAAGCTGAGAGGGTTCAAGCTAAAGTGCAAATGGCTAGAGACGTTGCCCACAATATACGCTCCCCAATTTTGGCAATTGAAATGATGTTGCCAACTTTGATTGGAGTGCCTGAGCGGATGAAACGCGTCCTCAAGAATTCCGTGAAGGAAATTAAGGGCCTTTCGGAAAAATTAAAACAAAAAAATGAATCTGGTGATTTCAATTTAGAACGAAGGGCTATAACTGACGAGTTGCTTTTTTTGCCTGTTTTTTTGGATGAGATAGTAAGCCAAAAGAATTTGGAGTTTGGAGAACATGGCTTCATCAACATTGAGTTTAGGAATAAAGGAAACCCCAGTAATGAGTTTGTAAGAGTTGATCCATTGGAACTCAGGTCTATTGTTTCAAATTTGGTAAATAATGCTGCTGAATCATTTGGCGCAAATAGCGGTACCATAGAAGTGAGCTGCCAAGATTTAGACTCTAATATATCGGTTAGTATCGCTGACACTGGCTCTGGAATCCCACCAGAGTATTTGAATCGACTTGGCCGTGAGCAAATTACATTTAAAGGATCTGAAGGAAGAGGTGTTGGATTGTTGCATGCATTCCGAACAGTTGAGAGTTGGGGTGGCAGAATCAAGATAGATTCAGCGCCAGGAAAAGGTACAGTCGTCGCTATTTTCCTACCTAAATTTCCACATTTGTCCAAGTTCGAATCGTCATCTGACGAAAGGTTAAAACGTGACGTGCATTGATCTTTCGTTAGTTTGGAGCAAAATCGTCATTTGGTTCGAGTTGATGATTCGTTTCGTCAATCAGGTTGTGCTTGAAACGATGCACATATTGGGTCCGGCATACAAAGAATCGATCTATTTACTTGTCCTTGGGATATTAATATTTCTTTTGAGAAAACACTTTGCACCCTGGTTGCCGCAGAGAGCCATAGAACCAGAGGGCGGAGTAAGTTTAGATACAATTAAAAAACCAAAAATCGAACTGTCACTTCGTCTCAATAAGTCAGTCTATTTCGTTCAATTCCCACTTAGCTTGCTTTTAACGGCATGTCTTACTCTCGGTTTTATCGAGTTTTTAAACATTATCCTAATCCTCGGATTGGATTGGCCGTCGGAAAACGTTGGCTTACTTGCAAATCGTATTGCTGTAGCTACAGCCGCAGTCTCAATTTTATTTCCGGTTGCTCTACTGATTATTGATAATGAATGGGGTGACAATTTAGGGTCCGTATCAAAGTCGCAAACACTTTTGAGTTATTCCCATGCGTTGCCCATGGGGGTTTCACTATTGGCTGGAGTCGGGCGATTTTCTTTTCCATTGCATCCATATGCAGGCGGTGTCGTAGCCGTTTGGTCTATCATGGTTGCAGCATGGGTATTTTATCGACTGGTACGTGTTGTATTGTTTCCAACCTTACGTAAGGGTGCTGAAGAACAAGTAATTAAGGACCAAGTGTTTAGGTCTATGATTAGATCGGCTGAAGAAAGAGTCGGATTTTCTAATACGAAAAGAGCTTTTGATAGGTCAAAGGAAGGTGAGATCGAGTTTACTCCCTATCGATTTCGAGACGAAAAATACGAGGCTCTGCTGGACGTTACTGCTGAACAGGCAGGTGTACTAGATGAAATAGATGCCAAGGAACTGATTTCGCTCTTTAATAAAGTGCTCTCTTTTCTTTCAGATATTGCTGGAACAGCTGGGGCTTCAAACGGAGCAGAAGAGGAAAAGCAGTCACCAATTTTGAAAATGGAAATTCGTGTTCATGTCGGTCAAGAGCTTTCACCTGGACGTCAGTTGGCAGAATTATATGTACGTAAAAACGTGGATGGACAAAAGAGACGTGTAATAAATCTATCTAAATATAGGACACTTTTCAGGCATTGTTTTAAATTCAGTCGCGCCGTAGACCAGGGCTTGATCCTTGAGCAGTTCAAGGAATTTTGTAATGAATTGCGATTTAAGGTACTCAGGTTTGCCAAGGAAGGAAACTTAGAGGAACTTACTAAAATAGAGCGCTATCTCGGTGCCTGGCTTGATGCACAAGCTGATGCTTTTGACGTATTCAAGATTAAATATGATGCAACAAAGTCAGAAAGCGAATTGACCAATTCTTTGTTTAGCCCCAGCTCGGAATGGAAGCCCATCCGGGAAACACTGGAGATAATTGGTGAGTCGGCACGGACATCTTTAAA
It contains:
- a CDS encoding HAMP domain-containing histidine kinase, which translates into the protein MRFSKKIFISVFVATFIVGGGIIWTAHYFVSTNTKEKFISQYSVLTKILGDTLTRLDSNTEQLMLNAANVVAARDAERGLLSTEELKAMRSELNVTHIFVTDRNGKFIRSTNEDPSLIPNLFSFSDEYKKLIQGTKKLHATPVIQPNPEPKPYKFLSIANRDRSRIIEVGVRVDFIARTLAEAIGADKNVVSMAMYSPKGTPFGRFAAKDVKFEKDTAIFPINFETVESSDSFKFYSKVTSSHPSCSQCDKSGTSINGEYYYVLESEVSKSELNAMLASTTKASITLLFFNLLLALGISRFLSRRLVRNIEKAVSKVRKIKDHGQLGDRINLKGKDEVAFLTREFDNLLGAMEKSREKVIEAERVQAKVQMARDVAHNIRSPILAIEMMLPTLIGVPERMKRVLKNSVKEIKGLSEKLKQKNESGDFNLERRAITDELLFLPVFLDEIVSQKNLEFGEHGFINIEFRNKGNPSNEFVRVDPLELRSIVSNLVNNAAESFGANSGTIEVSCQDLDSNISVSIADTGSGIPPEYLNRLGREQITFKGSEGRGVGLLHAFRTVESWGGRIKIDSAPGKGTVVAIFLPKFPHLSKFESSSDERLKRDVH